The segment AACATTATGTACAAAATGACTGACAAGGATTAGTTCCTATCAACAGCACTGCGCAACTTGAAAGACTAAAAAGGGATACACAACAGgttcaaattattattaatattcatatcaCAGCAATAACTTAGCTGatgacatacatacatagcattcaGAACAAAGGAAAAGCAAATACAATAACAGCAACTAAGCATTTAAAGAGTTTGTTGACTGaccagcagaaaaaaaatatttactaagccTGACACGACAGAGGTACAGGCTTTTTCTTTGTATTAAAGCTGAGGAGATTACCCATTTTTATCTGGCAGAGAATACCAAGCAACTTATACAATAGGTACAAGCCCATTTTAAGGCCTACGTGTGAGTGTGCTAGATCTTGCAAAAAGGCCAATAAAATGAAGAGAATCTGGGCTTCAGTTCTTTACTACTATACTGAAGAGGCAGGAAAGGAAAGCTAATGGGACTAagaacatgcacacacaaaaaagtAAACTGCATTGATCATAAGGCCTGTTAGGAATCAGAGAGGATAACAATTATCCAAGTGTCTCTGCCAAATGTCCATCCGGTTTGGAGCCACAAATATATGGCTTACAGACTTTGTATTAAAACCCATCAAGGATTCTGGGAACCCTGAGCATTAACATATATAATGGCAGAACTGTTATAATGTAAGACAAAACCACATTAACAACACTTTCAATAAAGAAGCCAGAGCTTGAAGCAATGTCTCATGGGTTTTTACAACTGGTTTGCACACAGTAGTTGTTCAGTTTAAACCTACTAACACCCGAGAGGTGCACTGGTTTTAATGCAGagcacaccaaaaaaaaaagttacaggttGTGAGAGAGGAAATCCTCAGTTAAATTATCTAcacagtctttttttttgttttttttttttgttataagtgGCACATGAAAGAGTAATATGCcttaattattttatgtaaaagaaaatatacattttaatttattataaaatcacaatgggaaggtttctttaaaaaaaataccctaacTTAAGATTAAGTAAGGGTCTAAAAGATGGAAACAATTTCTTTACATTTGGCTCTTTAAACATGACACATACAATCTCTATATACATAGGGATATATGTATATTGAATTATTTTTAGACATaccaaaaaatattgtttaaataactATAAATAATTTATAGACCATTCACACAGAGAACAATGGCATTGTAGACATTAAGAACAGTGTAGTAGTACTTTATATTCCTTCAGACTAGCTAAACGGTTCTACCAGGAACCTGACACATGCACTATATAAGATATGGCTTTATACAGAAGCATCTGTAATGTACCTTTCATTTAAATGGCTCATTTGCTTTCATTTGTTTGAATTTTGCCGCAAAAATAGATGCATTATTCTGTTTAAAGAGGCATGGAAgtagaaattaaacttttatgattcttatAGAgtgtaaaataagaaaacaaatttTACAGTTTAATATTGTTACCAAATGTACctctttctattggtatcctttgttgaaaccacTCCATTTTATAAGAGCATacggaggtaggctcaggagtatgcacatgtcAGGCCCTTTATGGCAGCCATGTCAGCAAAAatgcttgtaacaatgttatacattgagtagtcaagacacatgcacactcttgagcctacTTCAGCATGCACTCATGAAAGGAGCtacatttcaactaaagatactaACAGAAATAGCTACTTCTGACAGcagaattattctttttttttaattttagagactctaaattatgaaagtttaattttgacttttggtACCATGTACTTTTAaaagatatttaattttttataaatgaaCCAACAAGATTAATACCTTTTATGTtgtgagtatatataaatatacaagccCATCGTATATAGTAAATGTATTTTGGACCTGGTAATCTCCTCTTTTAACTTATATTATCCTAAAAATAGCATTGTCCTTCTTATGAAGTAATTTAAATAATTCTGCTTGTGCTGCTCGCAGCACAAATTAAAGAATCCCCCATATTAATTTACAAAATAACCCTTTATCCATGTAATAACAAAAACTTAAATGAGAAATAGGGTGGTTCTCATTCTAATTTCAGGTAGGAAGGTATTGAATAATTGAACATTAAGTAATCCAGTTTGTAAACTTCGTACAGCTGTGTTTGGTGCTCTGAACTGATGTTCTGGAAGAATTCGGCTGTCATTTCATCAGTAGTTCTGGTAGACTTTGCAAAGGTTGGAAATTTAAGATAGTCACTAACTCCTGCCAGCTGAAGAACATAATTAGAATCCTCCTCTAGTGTTTCATATTTTCCAATAAGATCATAGTGGATATGACATGGATGGCAGAGAGAAAATACAGTTTGCCAGTGTTCGTTGAAGGGTTCTTCCCTTTGTGTGTGTGGGTCTATAAGGTAAGCCACAAACTCTTCAAATTTGACATCATTGCCATTAAGCAGTGCCTCTTGGGTGGCATTTTTCCTTTGCCGTCTTACTATTTTGGTACCATAGCGTTTGTGGAAGGAAGTGTTATACTTTTGAGTAAACTTGTTTCTGTAGGCCGAGACCAATCTCTCAAAAGGTTCTCGGACAAAAAGAAATTTCATATAATTTTTCAAACGGTGATTGATTTCTGGGATACTATACTGGTTGAGGGTTTTCAGGTTTGAGGACACATGGGCCACATTAGCTGGGATATCCATTGGATCACTGTATTTTCCTCTTCCAGTAAGGACCATCATGACCCTCTTCCAATTCGTACATGCTACTTTGGGCACATAACAATAGATCATTTCATGGTCTTCATCTACAACCAAATGTTTCAAGTCATTAGGTGTCAGTACTCTGCGTTTCCTGCTTGCCACACTATTTGCCCGGCATGTTTCTGTAACTTGATCTCTTCTCGTCTGGTGCATGACAGCATTGCCGGACAGATCC is part of the Bombina bombina isolate aBomBom1 chromosome 6, aBomBom1.pri, whole genome shotgun sequence genome and harbors:
- the CHST11 gene encoding carbohydrate sulfotransferase 11 isoform X2, whose product is MKQALLEVMRMNRICRMVLVTCLGSFVLVIFYFQIMHRNPFGMDICCRKGSRSPLQELYNPTQLDLSGNAVMHQTRRDQVTETCRANSVASRKRRVLTPNDLKHLVVDEDHEMIYCYVPKVACTNWKRVMMVLTGRGKYSDPMDIPANVAHVSSNLKTLNQYSIPEINHRLKNYMKFLFVREPFERLVSAYRNKFTQKYNTSFHKRYGTKIVRRQRKNATQEALLNGNDVKFEEFVAYLIDPHTQREEPFNEHWQTVFSLCHPCHIHYDLIGKYETLEEDSNYVLQLAGVSDYLKFPTFAKSTRTTDEMTAEFFQNISSEHQTQLYEVYKLDYLMFNYSIPSYLKLE
- the CHST11 gene encoding carbohydrate sulfotransferase 11 isoform X1, whose protein sequence is MKQALLEVMRMNRICRMVLVTCLGSFVLVIFYFQSMLHPVMHRNPFGMDICCRKGSRSPLQELYNPTQLDLSGNAVMHQTRRDQVTETCRANSVASRKRRVLTPNDLKHLVVDEDHEMIYCYVPKVACTNWKRVMMVLTGRGKYSDPMDIPANVAHVSSNLKTLNQYSIPEINHRLKNYMKFLFVREPFERLVSAYRNKFTQKYNTSFHKRYGTKIVRRQRKNATQEALLNGNDVKFEEFVAYLIDPHTQREEPFNEHWQTVFSLCHPCHIHYDLIGKYETLEEDSNYVLQLAGVSDYLKFPTFAKSTRTTDEMTAEFFQNISSEHQTQLYEVYKLDYLMFNYSIPSYLKLE